One Calditrichia bacterium DNA window includes the following coding sequences:
- a CDS encoding response regulator, with protein sequence MVEFMKKILVAEDDKGLSYSIDTWLTLEGFEVVTVYNGEEAFNALKNHPYDLLITDIAMPRLNGYELIKKVRGEMPELPVLVVSGKLDPELVGSLEALSIRHFLHKPIKLPQFRKMLERLFPGSVLS encoded by the coding sequence ATGGTTGAATTCATGAAAAAAATTTTAGTAGCGGAGGACGATAAAGGACTAAGTTACAGCATTGATACATGGCTGACCCTGGAAGGTTTCGAAGTTGTTACGGTTTACAATGGCGAGGAAGCGTTCAACGCGCTGAAAAATCACCCATACGATTTACTGATAACCGATATCGCCATGCCCCGGTTGAACGGGTACGAATTGATCAAAAAAGTGCGCGGCGAAATGCCCGAATTACCGGTGCTGGTTGTTTCCGGGAAACTCGATCCGGAGTTGGTCGGATCGCTGGAGGCGCTTTCTATCCGGCATTTTTTGCACAAACCCATAAAATTACCCCAGTTTCGGAAAATGCTGGAACGGCTGTTTCCGGGAAGTGTGCTCTCATAA
- a CDS encoding PAS domain S-box protein, whose translation MHQLLQQQLEKLRQQSADGHVDLQQFIKVVSESYEAFEQKTMLPPAQHPTETHLQNRQIEKKNRLWIQSILNNMIDGVITYDRNGIIESFNAAAEEIFGATSMEMVGKPLQTILRDQIVSETLAELNARTANTEERGSIMETTGRRLNGEIFPLEWSVSLMDVTGERLYIGVLRDISVTRKTISELRENREQFESLTNNITGAIYRCKYDAEFTMEYLSKPFEKMTGYPVEELLENKVRTYASLIYPDDSDKVNATIFDAIVEKKAFSMEYRLMCADGSVIWVYESGQGKFDSNGNLEWLDGTIFNITDRKAAEKALQESKERFRAIAETSPIPIVITSLFEGIVLFANKQVSEIFGIDPDAAIGKVSPDFYARKNDRDIMLAEFVKNKELRDYEIELKRPNGEVFWVSISMNYISFENKQALFTVFFDITQRKQVEETMQRAKEAAEAANHAKSEFLTNMSHELRTPLNAILGFTELMKDQVDNVVHRDYLHTINSSGRNLLTLINDILDLSKIEAGKMDMDPQPLNLHTFMHEIRDIFIYKAHEKDLDLQLDLNPELPNVVRMDEVRLRQVLVNLVGNAIKFTDTGHVKLSVHWKFSANSSENIDLVLDVEDTGIGIPENQIQRIFEAFVQKDGQNTRKYGGTGLGLAITRRLVEMMGGRVTVKSMPESGSTFRIYFRNVQVLEHNSAPADNADSELDFLNIKFHPAEILVVEDIVHNRKLINGYLKHLPLKILEAEDGEKGVQIAKKALPKLILMDIRMPNMDGYQATRILKNDPETLHIPIIALTADAMSEDRDRALAAGCDIYLSKPVSHRNLIETLRKFLNYDLPEKQESVNGKLPHPPDNSICSIEICNLEKYHSLVALLKELDETHFKHWESVSEFMVLEEISEFGDQIYQIGQQNELPGLVEWGKKAREQAQSFEIDKLTRTLAHFPDQLEALRSQLVHWEKSL comes from the coding sequence GTGCATCAACTTTTACAACAACAGCTCGAAAAACTGCGCCAACAATCCGCTGATGGTCATGTTGATCTGCAACAATTTATAAAAGTTGTCAGCGAAAGCTACGAAGCTTTTGAGCAGAAAACGATGCTCCCGCCGGCACAACATCCAACCGAAACACACCTGCAAAATCGGCAAATAGAGAAGAAAAACCGGCTGTGGATCCAGTCTATTTTGAACAATATGATTGACGGGGTGATCACTTATGATCGCAACGGCATCATCGAATCGTTTAACGCGGCGGCGGAAGAAATTTTCGGTGCAACCAGTATGGAAATGGTTGGAAAACCCCTGCAAACGATTCTCAGGGATCAAATTGTATCCGAAACACTCGCGGAATTGAATGCCCGAACTGCCAACACAGAAGAACGCGGCAGCATAATGGAAACCACCGGAAGGCGGCTAAATGGCGAAATTTTTCCGCTGGAGTGGTCGGTTAGTTTGATGGATGTTACAGGTGAACGGCTGTATATTGGTGTATTGCGCGACATATCTGTTACGCGAAAAACCATTTCCGAACTGCGGGAAAATCGTGAGCAGTTTGAATCGCTGACCAACAACATCACTGGCGCTATTTATCGATGTAAATACGACGCTGAATTTACGATGGAATACCTCAGCAAGCCGTTCGAGAAAATGACCGGTTATCCCGTTGAAGAATTGCTCGAAAATAAAGTCCGGACGTATGCATCGCTGATTTATCCGGACGATAGCGATAAAGTAAATGCCACCATTTTTGATGCAATCGTTGAGAAAAAGGCTTTTTCGATGGAATATCGGCTGATGTGCGCTGACGGCTCCGTGATTTGGGTGTACGAAAGCGGGCAGGGCAAATTCGATTCAAACGGTAATCTGGAATGGCTGGACGGCACCATTTTCAACATTACCGATCGCAAAGCGGCGGAAAAAGCCCTGCAGGAAAGCAAGGAACGTTTCCGGGCAATTGCGGAAACCTCGCCAATCCCGATTGTTATCACCAGTTTGTTCGAAGGCATTGTACTGTTTGCCAACAAACAGGTGTCTGAAATTTTCGGCATCGATCCAGATGCCGCTATTGGCAAAGTTTCGCCGGATTTTTATGCCCGGAAAAATGATCGTGATATCATGCTCGCGGAATTCGTAAAAAATAAGGAATTGCGCGATTACGAAATTGAATTGAAACGCCCGAATGGCGAAGTTTTTTGGGTTTCCATTTCGATGAATTACATTTCATTTGAAAATAAACAAGCTTTGTTTACGGTGTTTTTCGATATCACCCAGCGCAAACAGGTTGAAGAAACCATGCAGCGTGCCAAAGAAGCCGCAGAAGCTGCAAACCACGCCAAAAGCGAATTTTTGACAAACATGAGCCATGAATTGCGCACACCGCTGAATGCTATTCTCGGTTTTACGGAGTTGATGAAAGATCAGGTGGATAACGTTGTTCACCGGGATTATTTGCACACGATCAACAGCAGCGGTCGAAATTTGCTAACGCTGATCAACGATATTCTGGATTTATCCAAAATTGAAGCGGGGAAAATGGATATGGATCCACAACCCCTTAATTTGCATACATTTATGCACGAAATTCGGGATATTTTTATTTACAAAGCGCACGAAAAAGATCTGGACTTGCAATTGGATTTGAATCCGGAACTGCCAAATGTGGTGCGAATGGACGAAGTACGGCTGCGGCAGGTATTGGTCAATTTGGTCGGGAATGCCATCAAATTTACCGACACCGGGCATGTAAAGTTATCAGTTCACTGGAAATTTTCTGCGAATTCATCAGAAAATATTGATCTGGTTTTGGATGTGGAAGATACCGGCATCGGCATTCCGGAAAATCAGATTCAGCGAATTTTTGAGGCATTTGTTCAAAAGGACGGGCAAAACACCCGCAAATATGGCGGCACCGGTTTGGGTTTGGCAATCACCCGGCGATTGGTAGAAATGATGGGCGGACGTGTGACGGTCAAAAGCATGCCGGAATCCGGCAGCACGTTTCGGATCTATTTCAGGAATGTGCAGGTGTTGGAACATAACAGCGCACCGGCGGATAATGCCGATTCGGAACTGGATTTTTTGAATATCAAATTTCATCCTGCAGAAATTTTGGTAGTGGAAGATATTGTCCACAATCGCAAGTTGATCAACGGATATTTGAAACACTTGCCGCTAAAAATTCTGGAAGCGGAAGATGGCGAGAAGGGTGTGCAAATTGCCAAAAAAGCTTTGCCGAAACTGATTTTGATGGACATCCGAATGCCGAATATGGATGGGTATCAGGCCACCCGAATTCTAAAAAATGATCCGGAAACGTTGCACATTCCCATCATCGCACTGACAGCGGATGCGATGTCCGAAGACCGGGATCGTGCGTTGGCTGCCGGCTGTGATATTTATCTCAGCAAACCGGTTTCACATCGCAACCTCATCGAAACGCTGCGGAAATTTTTGAACTACGATTTGCCGGAAAAACAGGAATCTGTTAACGGCAAGTTGCCGCATCCGCCGGACAATAGCATTTGCTCAATTGAAATCTGCAATCTTGAAAAATACCATTCGCTGGTGGCATTGCTCAAAGAATTGGATGAGACCCATTTCAAACATTGGGAATCGGTTTCGGAGTTTATGGTGCTCGAAGAAATTTCCGAATTCGGTGACCAGATTTATCAGATCGGGCAACAGAATGAGCTTCCCGGATTGGTGGAGTGGGGAAAAAAAGCCCGCGAACAAGCCCAATCATTCGAAATCGACAAATTGACCCGCACGTTGGCGCATTTCCCCGACCAGCTCGAAGCGCTTCGCAGCCAATTGGTTCATTGGGAAAAAAGCCTGTAA
- a CDS encoding NFACT family protein, translated as MHLHYITLLRQVEFLRPKITGTVIADSYSQNKNEWVIALPGGGLQLSCDAQFPFILWTEQRHRAKNSTEVLDSLIGLQISDIALMPGERIIKITFAESPLTLIVKLFTAGSNFFIVDESGTILNSFKNARKFTGEPFAVPLSDQLDPETIERDEFHELLNRHRKDVFPQILRLFSYLTRPVIRELLFRCEIPEKLIVGDATEEQLLALWVNLEKLLKNCRTDAPRVYFDGEFPERFTLTEFRSLGASEQRTFESVNDGLRFFIFRRQKLGTLQQSRKQLTDALSRKLNSLKFNLSQLEAKPPDESQIKKNQQIGELIVAQPQLLKPGVSEISVINYFDENMPEITVSVDPELSAQDNAEKYFRKARQFSENAKEREERWEQLQRQHDELAALASQLQQSDDLKIFRQVQERLKTMHILQHHSQDSDTYRLPYKTYYFKDVEIWVGKSSADNDILTFKCANKEDFWLHVQGYAGSHVVIRNPRRSEQPPQHALEYAARLAATNSKAKHASYVPVVYTKVKFVRKPRKSPPGTVIPSQVKSIFVDPL; from the coding sequence ATGCATTTACATTATATCACGCTGTTGCGACAGGTGGAATTTTTACGCCCGAAAATTACCGGCACAGTCATCGCGGATAGTTATTCGCAGAATAAAAACGAATGGGTGATCGCATTGCCCGGCGGCGGGCTGCAGCTTTCCTGCGATGCGCAATTTCCGTTTATTTTGTGGACAGAACAGCGTCACCGCGCCAAAAATTCAACGGAAGTGCTGGATTCGCTGATCGGTTTGCAAATCAGCGACATCGCGCTGATGCCGGGCGAACGCATTATTAAAATAACTTTTGCAGAATCGCCGCTCACGCTGATTGTCAAATTGTTCACCGCCGGCAGCAATTTTTTTATCGTTGATGAATCCGGCACCATTTTGAACAGCTTCAAAAACGCCCGAAAATTTACCGGCGAACCGTTTGCAGTGCCGCTATCCGACCAGCTCGATCCGGAAACCATCGAACGGGACGAATTTCATGAATTGCTGAACCGGCACCGCAAAGATGTGTTTCCGCAAATATTGCGCCTATTCAGCTACCTCACCCGTCCGGTGATTCGCGAATTGCTGTTCCGTTGCGAAATCCCCGAAAAATTGATCGTTGGCGATGCAACCGAAGAACAACTGCTGGCACTGTGGGTCAATCTCGAAAAGTTGCTGAAAAACTGCCGGACGGACGCGCCGCGCGTATATTTCGATGGCGAATTTCCGGAGCGTTTTACGCTCACCGAATTCCGCAGTTTGGGCGCATCGGAGCAGCGCACATTTGAATCCGTCAACGACGGGCTGCGGTTTTTTATTTTCCGGCGCCAAAAATTGGGCACTTTGCAACAATCCCGCAAACAATTGACAGACGCGCTTTCGCGAAAACTGAATTCGCTGAAATTCAACCTTTCGCAACTGGAAGCAAAACCGCCGGACGAATCGCAAATCAAGAAAAATCAACAAATTGGCGAATTGATTGTGGCACAGCCGCAGTTGCTGAAACCCGGTGTCAGCGAAATTTCCGTCATCAATTATTTTGATGAAAACATGCCGGAAATAACCGTGAGCGTCGATCCGGAATTATCGGCGCAGGACAATGCAGAAAAATATTTTCGCAAAGCGCGGCAATTTTCGGAAAACGCAAAGGAGCGTGAAGAACGCTGGGAACAACTCCAGCGCCAGCACGACGAACTGGCAGCACTGGCGTCGCAACTTCAGCAATCCGATGATTTGAAAATTTTCCGGCAGGTTCAGGAACGACTGAAGACAATGCACATTTTGCAACATCATTCACAGGATTCGGACACATATCGCCTGCCGTATAAAACTTATTATTTTAAAGATGTAGAAATTTGGGTAGGAAAATCATCTGCGGATAACGACATACTAACGTTCAAATGTGCAAATAAAGAAGATTTTTGGCTGCACGTTCAGGGCTATGCCGGATCGCATGTGGTCATTCGCAATCCCCGCCGCAGCGAGCAGCCACCGCAACACGCGCTGGAATACGCCGCCCGGTTGGCAGCAACCAATAGCAAAGCCAAACACGCCAGCTACGTTCCGGTGGTTTACACAAAAGTAAAATTCGTTCGCAAACCGCGCAAATCTCCTCCGGGAACGGTCATTCCGTCTCAGGTTAAATCGATATTTGTAGATCCGTTATGA
- a CDS encoding sigma-54-dependent Fis family transcriptional regulator: MEKFRILIVDDEENLRTGVATILEDEGFEIEEAENGRLALERLEQQVFDLIITDYKMNEMDGMKFLAHVQEEYPSLKVVMVTGYGSIEDAVKAMKLGAINYLTKPIKPKELIKTVKTVLQLDEAQDLSTEDKQGRLQKYYHFQNLVGQSKAIQQVYRRIKDVAQTDIPVLIVGESGTGKEMVAQAIHAMSPRDKKMFVAINTGAIPRELVASELFGHLKGAFTGAISDKKGKFEEANDGTLFLDEIGTMDMPVQISLLRVLENQVIERVGSNRPIKVDVRVIAATNDNLEKMIENNRFREDLFYRLNVYTIELPPLRDRKGDIAYLANYYREMFNIELNKKVTGVTDRAMEVLNSYHWPGNVRELRNVILRSVLTANQSIDVKHLPNNILKPGLAQVSITFKPGVPLSEVEKTMIIETLKAVRGNKLKAANILGISRRSLYNKLEEYNIGDDEM; this comes from the coding sequence ATGGAAAAATTTCGCATTCTGATTGTTGATGATGAGGAAAATTTGCGAACGGGTGTTGCGACGATTCTGGAAGATGAGGGATTTGAAATTGAAGAAGCCGAAAACGGTCGGCTGGCGCTCGAACGGCTGGAGCAGCAGGTGTTTGACCTGATCATCACCGATTACAAAATGAATGAAATGGACGGAATGAAATTTCTGGCGCATGTTCAGGAAGAATATCCGTCGCTAAAAGTGGTGATGGTTACCGGTTACGGCAGCATCGAGGATGCTGTAAAAGCCATGAAACTCGGCGCCATCAACTATCTGACAAAGCCGATAAAGCCCAAAGAGCTGATCAAAACGGTAAAAACAGTGCTGCAACTGGACGAAGCGCAGGATTTATCTACCGAAGATAAACAGGGGCGGCTCCAGAAATATTATCATTTCCAGAATTTGGTGGGGCAGAGCAAAGCCATCCAGCAGGTGTATCGGCGCATCAAAGACGTTGCGCAAACCGATATTCCGGTGCTCATCGTTGGCGAGAGCGGCACGGGTAAAGAGATGGTTGCGCAAGCCATTCACGCCATGTCGCCGCGTGATAAAAAAATGTTTGTGGCGATCAACACCGGCGCAATTCCCCGGGAACTGGTCGCATCTGAACTGTTCGGGCACCTGAAAGGCGCGTTTACCGGCGCAATTTCTGATAAAAAAGGAAAATTTGAGGAAGCCAACGACGGCACGCTGTTTCTCGATGAAATCGGAACGATGGATATGCCGGTGCAAATCAGCCTGTTGCGGGTGTTGGAAAATCAGGTGATTGAGCGGGTCGGCAGCAACCGCCCCATTAAAGTGGATGTGCGCGTCATCGCCGCAACCAACGATAATCTCGAAAAAATGATCGAAAACAACCGTTTTCGCGAAGATTTATTTTACAGGCTGAACGTTTACACCATCGAACTGCCGCCGTTGCGGGATCGCAAAGGTGATATTGCCTATCTGGCAAATTATTACCGGGAAATGTTCAATATCGAACTGAACAAAAAAGTTACCGGTGTTACCGATCGTGCAATGGAAGTGCTGAACAGCTACCACTGGCCGGGAAATGTGCGCGAGTTGCGCAACGTAATTTTGCGCAGCGTGCTCACTGCCAACCAATCAATCGATGTAAAACATTTGCCCAACAACATCCTGAAACCGGGATTGGCGCAAGTTAGTATCACTTTCAAACCCGGTGTTCCGCTGTCTGAAGTGGAAAAAACCATGATTATCGAAACGCTGAAGGCCGTGCGCGGCAACAAGCTGAAAGCTGCAAATATTTTGGGCATCAGCCGCAGATCGCTGTATAACAAGCTGGAAGAATACAATATCGGCGATGATGAAATGTAA
- a CDS encoding histidine phosphatase family protein, translated as MPKTKIYLIRHGETIWNATGRFQGQQDSPLNETGIRQAQALAKRLRNKSFFAIYSSDLGRAHQTAEILAEPHSQPVIPDERLRERRFGIFEGLTMTEAERDYPDIQQAFLGGGYNFIVPGGETNDEIIDRTVSCLNELATRHPGERLLVVTHGGIINRFTKYVLGIPQSQQRMFRVHNASVNKFVFENGNWEMHTFGDTSHFDTHHDGAEE; from the coding sequence ATGCCGAAAACAAAAATCTACCTCATTCGCCACGGCGAAACCATCTGGAACGCAACCGGCAGATTTCAGGGGCAGCAGGACAGCCCGCTGAACGAAACGGGCATCCGGCAGGCGCAGGCGCTGGCCAAACGGCTGCGCAACAAGTCATTTTTCGCGATTTACAGCAGCGATTTGGGACGCGCGCACCAAACCGCCGAAATTTTAGCCGAGCCGCACAGCCAGCCGGTCATTCCGGATGAGCGATTGCGCGAACGGCGGTTCGGCATTTTCGAAGGGTTGACAATGACTGAGGCGGAACGCGATTATCCCGATATTCAGCAGGCATTTCTCGGCGGCGGATACAATTTTATCGTGCCCGGTGGCGAAACCAACGACGAGATTATTGACCGGACAGTGAGTTGCCTCAACGAACTGGCAACCCGCCATCCCGGGGAACGGCTGCTGGTGGTTACGCACGGCGGAATTATCAACCGATTCACAAAATATGTGCTGGGCATTCCGCAATCTCAACAACGGATGTTCCGCGTTCATAACGCCAGCGTCAACAAATTTGTATTCGAAAATGGCAATTGGGAAATGCACACTTTTGGCGATACCAGCCATTTCGACACCCATCACGACGGAGCAGAAGAATGA
- a CDS encoding PorV/PorQ family protein yields the protein MQLRRLVLILMSIFAILQISYAETGFRKYAGEFMAIDVSARAQALGGAFSALSGDVYATFYNPAGLTQIQSTQIAFTHTQQFISSINYDYLGFAKPISDNKVIGFSVIRLGVDNIQDSRAAAILGSDGELLNIDFSKVDQFNSADYVFFVSLGTQVSQRFAWGLNMKLVRRDLADHNANGLGFDAGMRYTLNDRVKLSAMFRNITSTLIAWDTGEKELVSPTLRFGTSYYLPLPGLSSYLIPTVDVVMQTQGATNLATGGSDMISGAFGGELMMKETLALRGGFDELQRLNFGVGIRIPKISVDYSFTNYEDELGNAHRIGLMVDFGD from the coding sequence ATGCAATTACGACGATTAGTGCTTATTTTGATGAGCATCTTCGCAATCCTGCAAATCAGTTATGCGGAAACCGGCTTTCGCAAATACGCCGGTGAATTTATGGCGATCGACGTTTCGGCGCGGGCGCAGGCGCTCGGCGGCGCGTTTTCTGCACTTTCCGGCGATGTGTATGCCACATTTTACAACCCTGCCGGGCTCACCCAAATTCAGTCCACCCAAATTGCATTTACACACACCCAACAATTTATTTCGTCGATCAATTACGATTATCTCGGTTTTGCCAAACCGATCAGCGATAACAAAGTGATCGGTTTCAGCGTGATCCGTTTGGGCGTTGATAATATTCAGGATTCCCGCGCGGCAGCCATTTTGGGCAGCGACGGCGAATTGCTGAACATCGATTTCAGCAAAGTGGATCAATTCAACAGCGCCGATTACGTATTTTTTGTATCGCTGGGCACGCAGGTCAGCCAGCGCTTTGCATGGGGTTTGAACATGAAACTGGTGCGCCGCGATCTGGCGGATCACAACGCCAACGGGCTCGGTTTTGATGCCGGCATGCGCTACACGCTCAACGATCGCGTGAAGCTTTCCGCGATGTTCCGCAATATTACCTCAACACTCATTGCGTGGGATACCGGCGAAAAAGAGCTGGTCAGCCCGACGCTGCGGTTCGGCACATCGTATTATTTACCGTTGCCGGGATTGAGCAGCTACCTCATTCCCACTGTGGATGTGGTGATGCAAACGCAGGGCGCAACCAACCTCGCTACCGGCGGATCGGACATGATTTCCGGTGCTTTCGGCGGTGAGCTGATGATGAAAGAAACCCTCGCACTGCGCGGCGGATTTGACGAACTGCAACGCCTGAATTTTGGGGTTGGCATCCGCATTCCCAAAATCAGCGTCGATTATTCGTTTACCAATTACGAAGATGAGTTGGGCAACGCCCACCGCATTGGTCTGATGGTCGATTTTGGCGACTGA
- a CDS encoding diguanylate cyclase, whose amino-acid sequence MRKSRILEILRKSPKFENPPHDTMDLVPLSFVRKVKDKEIYPLVSEKKDVISRIVKSPFFNVNPRTTNFKEIVESMSAKDLRNILFTLWLLEFESAGKYDSLDYDIQQQNWLLSGVFAFTMSKFLGIGTPADMLIAGMLQDVSKLALSRTVPEVYSKLEKVPINARRFEETEEKEAGVSHADISADLVYSWGFPDEIVEPIRLHHQIEDNPMMESQDKTSAQIVGLSGRLAELVLQLKGASKYADLENRFAQYFGRQTMEFPNFLRMALENAKSYASPFGLRKLPNFSGLRVLKENPEFLKRRLIPYEEMLEELVVVYEQVEQLETALERSKEERTEFHLRDALTGLCNHAYFQETLNQEVSKSRRYEHPISMVIFDIDNFRLFNQAYGYSTGNSILQEVSQILVKNLRESDTIARYGDDSFAILIPQAARVRATVVAEKLRKRIEEHSFANPHKDIFHKLTVSVGFSTVDPSETAFDKHSFLQQTLKAVEMAQHAGGNCCRSTDVAHSYSVSAG is encoded by the coding sequence ATGAGAAAATCACGTATTTTAGAAATTTTACGAAAATCACCCAAATTTGAAAACCCGCCACATGATACGATGGATCTGGTACCACTTTCATTTGTGCGAAAAGTTAAGGATAAAGAAATCTATCCGCTGGTTTCGGAAAAGAAGGATGTGATTTCCAGAATCGTTAAATCGCCTTTTTTTAATGTGAATCCACGGACAACCAATTTTAAGGAAATTGTGGAGTCCATGAGCGCAAAAGATTTGCGCAACATATTGTTTACATTGTGGTTGCTCGAATTTGAATCTGCCGGGAAATATGACTCACTGGATTACGATATCCAGCAGCAAAACTGGCTGCTGTCCGGTGTTTTTGCGTTTACGATGAGCAAGTTTTTGGGCATCGGCACGCCAGCGGATATGCTTATTGCCGGAATGCTGCAGGATGTTTCCAAATTAGCGCTCTCGCGAACCGTGCCGGAAGTGTATTCAAAATTGGAAAAAGTGCCGATTAACGCCCGCAGGTTTGAGGAAACAGAAGAAAAAGAAGCTGGCGTAAGCCATGCGGATATCAGCGCCGATCTGGTTTATTCGTGGGGTTTCCCGGACGAAATCGTTGAGCCGATCCGATTGCATCATCAAATTGAAGACAACCCGATGATGGAATCGCAGGATAAAACGTCCGCGCAAATTGTCGGGCTTTCCGGGCGATTGGCGGAACTGGTGCTTCAATTGAAAGGTGCGAGCAAATACGCGGATCTGGAAAATCGCTTCGCGCAGTATTTTGGGCGCCAAACGATGGAGTTTCCCAATTTTTTGCGGATGGCGCTGGAAAACGCAAAATCCTACGCTTCGCCGTTTGGACTGCGCAAATTGCCCAATTTTTCCGGGCTTCGGGTGTTGAAAGAAAATCCCGAATTTCTGAAACGCCGGTTGATCCCGTATGAAGAAATGCTCGAAGAGTTAGTGGTTGTTTACGAACAGGTGGAGCAGTTGGAAACAGCTTTGGAACGCAGCAAAGAGGAACGCACCGAATTTCACCTGCGCGATGCGTTGACCGGGTTGTGCAATCACGCTTATTTTCAGGAAACGCTCAATCAGGAAGTTTCAAAATCGCGCCGGTACGAGCATCCGATTTCGATGGTGATTTTTGATATCGACAATTTCCGGTTGTTCAACCAGGCGTACGGCTATTCCACCGGCAATTCCATTTTGCAGGAAGTCAGCCAGATTTTGGTGAAAAACCTTCGCGAATCGGATACGATTGCCCGTTACGGCGACGATTCTTTTGCGATTCTGATTCCGCAGGCTGCGCGGGTGCGGGCGACGGTTGTCGCGGAAAAGCTGCGAAAACGCATCGAAGAACACAGTTTTGCCAATCCGCACAAAGATATTTTCCACAAATTGACGGTCAGTGTCGGGTTTTCGACGGTCGATCCGAGCGAAACGGCATTCGATAAACATTCATTTTTGCAACAAACGCTCAAAGCTGTGGAAATGGCGCAGCACGCCGGCGGCAATTGCTGTCGCTCAACGGATGTTGCCCATTCGTACAGCGTCAGCGCAGGATAA
- a CDS encoding proline racemase family protein: protein MSEPFADRVLAMKHWQPPENWLRIHTIDAHTGGEPLRVIVGGYPALPGKTILEKRRAAKAQFDHLRTALMWEPRGHADMYGCLITPPVTPEADFGVLFLHNEGYSSMCGHGIIAVTKVALETGLIPMKSPETCIKIDAPAGLITAFARIENGSVHSVYFHNVPSFVVALDATVAVPGLGTVRYDLAFGGAFYAYVNAADVGLRCTPEHFRDLIDIGMNIKCAVMESREIVHPFEPDLGFLYGTIFTEPAENPQHHSRNVCIFAESEVDRSPTGTGVSARVAIHHARGEIGVNQPIVIESIIGSSFKASVFKTVAYGGFDAVIPAVEGTAHITGRNEWWIDPSDNLQNGFILR, encoded by the coding sequence ATGAGTGAACCATTTGCAGATCGCGTTTTGGCAATGAAACATTGGCAGCCACCAGAAAATTGGCTGCGGATTCACACCATCGATGCGCACACCGGCGGCGAACCGCTGCGGGTGATTGTTGGCGGATATCCGGCTTTGCCCGGCAAAACGATTCTCGAAAAACGCCGCGCGGCCAAAGCCCAATTTGACCATCTGCGCACCGCGCTGATGTGGGAACCGCGCGGTCACGCGGATATGTACGGCTGTTTGATCACCCCGCCGGTAACGCCGGAAGCAGATTTTGGCGTGTTGTTTTTGCACAACGAAGGCTACAGCAGCATGTGCGGTCACGGGATTATCGCGGTCACAAAAGTGGCACTGGAGACCGGGCTGATTCCCATGAAATCGCCGGAAACCTGCATCAAAATTGACGCCCCCGCCGGGCTGATCACTGCGTTCGCGCGAATCGAAAACGGCAGCGTTCACAGCGTTTATTTTCACAACGTGCCGTCGTTTGTGGTGGCGCTGGACGCGACCGTTGCAGTTCCCGGATTGGGAACCGTGCGTTACGATCTGGCGTTTGGCGGTGCGTTTTACGCATACGTGAACGCTGCGGATGTCGGGCTGCGCTGCACGCCGGAGCACTTTCGCGACCTGATCGATATCGGCATGAACATCAAATGCGCGGTGATGGAAAGCCGTGAGATCGTCCATCCGTTTGAGCCAGATTTGGGATTTTTGTATGGCACCATTTTCACCGAACCGGCGGAAAATCCGCAACATCACAGCCGGAACGTCTGCATTTTTGCCGAAAGTGAGGTGGATCGCTCACCCACCGGAACGGGCGTTAGTGCGCGGGTTGCTATTCATCATGCTCGCGGGGAAATTGGTGTGAACCAACCGATTGTGATCGAAAGTATTATTGGCAGTTCATTTAAGGCAAGTGTTTTTAAAACAGTAGCTTACGGCGGTTTCGATGCGGTAATTCCGGCAGTGGAAGGAACCGCGCACATCACCGGACGGAACGAATGGTGGATCGATCCGTCCGACAATTTGCAAAATGGATTTATCCTGCGCTGA